Genomic segment of Orenia marismortui DSM 5156:
CCTTATTATCAGAATATATAATTCTCTCTTCTTCTAAAATAGAAAGATATCTTCTACAAGTAGAATCTGGAATTCCTGCTAATGCACTTATTGTTTTCACATCAAAAATAGGTCTTTGAAACATACTTTTGATTAAATCTACTACATTAGTACTATTAATTAAATTCATTGTCTTCTCTAAATCTTGTTCATAAAGCTTGTCAATCTCATCAACAATATTAATATTCTTCAATGCCTGTTTATTTACACTCTCTAAGAAAAACTTTATCCATTCATTCCAACCATCTTCTGATCTTGTTCCATTAAGTAATCTATAATATTTGTGCTTATCTTTTTCTAACGTTTCACTTATAAATAAATTAGGAGAATCAATTAACTCAACATCATATAAATATAATGGAATTAAAATACGGCCAATCCTGCCATTCCCATCTAAAAAAGGGTGAATAGTTTCAAATTGAGCATGAATAATTGCAATTCTAACCAAAGGATGCAAACTATCTTTAGGTTCATTTATATATTTTTCTAAATTAGACATACATAAATTTACTGATTGTGGCTCTGGTGGTACAAAAGTTGCTGTTTTTATAGTACATCCTTCTGGACCTATAAAATTTTGTATAGAACGATATTCACCTGGTGCTCTACTTTCACCTCTCACTCCACCACTCAATAATATTTGATGAAGCTCTTTAAACATACGAGTTGAAATAGGTAATCTCGATAAAGCCCGTTTACCATACTGTAAAGCTTCATAGTAATTTAATACTTCTTGAGCATCATCATTTTTTTCTTTCTTATCGATATCAAATTCTAGAACTTCATCAAATGTAACTTGTGTACCCTCAATCTTAGTTGACTGAAGTGCTTCTTGTAAACTCAAAGGAGTAATAAGAAAATCTTCATTTATCTTTGACTTTTTTAACATTACCTGAAATTTACCTACATTTGTATTAGCAGAAATTAACTCATTGTAAAATTCTAAAGGTTTTATATGATCTTCTATCGGCAATTGAAGCGGCTTAAATGGTTTCATATCAAAAATCACCTTCCTCTTTATTATTTTCAGATTATATATAATATTATAATACATATGCTTATTATGTTCAATTGTTTTCAAAAAATACGTTATTGAAAATAAAAAAAGATTGTATTATACCTTTAGATGATATGTCACATAACGTCCCGCAGATTCACGACGTCCCAATTTATGCTCCTAAACTCTGATTAAAACTAAATCTTATGTAAGTCATCCCAGCCCTAGCTCATGCTCATAGACTGGGATGTTGTTAATCTGCTGTTATACGCCGTTTCAACTACATAAAATCTTCATTATATCGTAACCTATCCCTCAAGTAGATTTTTTAAATTATTCAATATTATACGTTTTAATTCTACAATATCTTTATCAAGTAATATAGCTAATTTTTTAATAACTATATCAATATCTGTTGGACAACTTGGTTTTTTATTAATTTTAATAAAAGGACCATCTGTTTCTGTTAGAATCCTATCTACTGGTATTTTTGATATTATTTTTTTGCCCTTTTGTGAAGAAATCATAGAATGATTAACAGAAAAATAAAAACCAAAATTTATTGCTGTTTTTAAATCAGTAATACCACCACTGTACCAATGTAAGATTACTTTTCCTGGGTAATCATTTCCTATTATATTTATGACATCTTTAGCACTATTTCTAGAATGGACACTTAATACTTTATTACCATATTTAGCACATTCATCAAGAATGTTTTTAAAAACTTGAATTTGAATGTCTCTATCAGCTAAAGAATTTTTAGTATAATCTAACCCTATCTCTCCTACATAACGTGTCTTAGGTAATAATGAATTAAATAAATCAAGTTCATGTTTTTTAGAAATAGCTAATTGTGGATGTAATCCAATAGCAGCACGAACAAACTTTTTATTTGATACTAGTTTCTGAGTATGTGTAAAAACAGATGGTGCATTTGTCATTGCTATAGTATATACTTTATTTTTTTCAATTTTATCAACCATACTTTTAGGATTATCAGAGAGGTCTAAATGATAATGAGCATCTAAATATGATAATTCAGTATTATTCACTATTATTACTCCTTAAAAAATTCTCCACTTCTTCCATCCCATTTTCATAAACATTAATATATTTTTGGTGATCTTTCATAATTGGACCAGAACGTAGTATATTAAAGAAATTTAAGTTACTATCTATTTTTCTTCTTTCTATAGCCATTAAAAAAGCACGATAATCTCTTCCTGATTTCTTTGATTCAGAAGGAGGATTAGTTAGTACATCAATTCTATATTTTTTATAATCATCTAATCCTGCTCTATACATTGACGCTCTCCTTATTATACATGGAACACAATATCCACAATGTTCATGAGGACTATTTTTTTTAAACCGACCAGCACTAGGGTGAGAGCATGACATGGTATCATGTATAGATTTTTTTATTAAATCTTGATTTTGGGCATTAATTATCATCTGACCTTTTGTATAAAAACTATATGGATTAATTATACTATTAGTCAGATTTAATTTACCAAGCAATTCCTCAAGCTTTAATAGATAATAAGGGTGAGTTGTACGGGTACTTAAACTACCTCTTCTAGAATAAGTTAGTGGAATATTTAAAGAAATGAGTCCATTTTCTGGTATATATAGTGATGTGTTTTTATTAAAAGCATTAGCCACAGCAATACCATGTGCTAAAAATAAAAATGAGCGACTCCGAGTACTATCTTCACTTTTATCTTTACTATTTAATTTAATAGGTTGTACATAAAATCCAAAAGGAACTATCCTATCCTTAGAATATTCTGTTTCCAATGCATTCAATACTTGTTTTTGAGCAATACTTGCATCTCCACCTGTTCCATAATGACTTACAAGTGCAATTTTTCCTTGATTTTTCTCTAATAAATCTGATACCCCAATAAAAGAATCTAATCCACCAGAAAAAAGAGATACATTATTCACCGTTTCTTCAAAAAGACACTTATTAACTTTCTCTATATCTGTCTTTCTTCTTTCTCTAAAATTAAACTCCCACTTATCTCCACTTAAGAATGAAAGCATTTCCTCTAAAGTCTCTTTTGCATTTTTCCAAAGTTCAATATTAATAACAGGTAAACTAACACTCAAATGTCTAGTCCAATTATCATATGATAGTTTTCTAAGTATAAGTTTATCAGCAGTATATACTGCAAATGAAGCATTTAAAAGATCTATCGCTTCGTTTTCTGGAAAACATCCCATATCATTAAATAATTTATTAAATATATTATATGTATTATATTCAAGTATCTTATCAGAAGATTCATTGCCCATTAAAGGAATAATTAATGTTTTCTTCTTATCAATATTTTCAGGAAAATAATTATCATTTTTTCCTACTCTACAAACAATATTCCACTTCATTCTATCACCTCTAATTGTGTATATGCTTGCTTATATATGTTATCAATAATACTTTTGCCTGCACCATCTTTAAAGTTAATATTTAATAAATCATAATCTTGAAAGTCAAAGGAAATTGATGATTTTACTAAATCTTTAACATCCATTTCTAGCCTTATAGCTTGTTTTTCTGAAATAGCATTTTTCTCTATACGAATTCCTAATTCTTGTAGCCAACGCTCATAAATATAAGATTCTATACATAATTCTAAAACTTCTCTTATATCATCTTCTTTCATAGAGTTAAATTTTTCTATATTATTATCTTCAAATTCATATTTATCATATACAAAAGCTAATGTATCAATTGTTGCTTGCCTTGCAATACTATTTTCAATACTGTCCCCTTTAGGACTAAGACTTTCTGCAATTGCCATAAAAACATTCTCTACTGAATCACCAATAATATGATGTAATCCATATGACTCTAGTGTTCTTTCGATACCTTGATTTATAACCCCAGAAAAGAAATCACCTAAATTAGAAGCTGCAGTTTTACCAGAAATAGCAGCCCTTGATGCCCCATGCTCCACCTCTAGCTTGTACATAAGAACGGGCTGATTGTTTTAATTTCTCTGTATCTCCCGAAGAATTTACATATCTAGTCATTAAGCTTTTAGCTGACTGCCATGAACCAGACAAGGATTCTGGTATTTCATCTTGTTCTTCATTATCATCTGGGTTTTCAATTACTTCATCTTGTGCCCATGGTGGTAATAATGGAGAACCATTTGTAAGACCATCAAATGAACTAGAAGTTCCCATATTAAGCTCCCCTTTCTAATCTTTGTCCTGCTAATGTTGCCAATCCTTTATTTGTTCTACTTTGGCTCCATTGTTCTATCAAATTATATCCTAATGATTTTAATTCAGTATCTTTGACTAATTCTTGTACTTTTACTACAACGGAAGATGGCAAAGCTTTTTCAGGTAATTTTTCTAATAAACTTATCATTTGAGAAATTAGTTCTTTTCTAGTTTTAGAGAATCTAAAAAGAATATTTAATACAGAATCCTCTCCTCCTAAATACTCTTCTTGTCGTACCCTTTGAGAAAGAGTCTGAAATATTGCAGAAGCATCAATTGAGCTTATCTCTTTTGATTCTTCTAAAGCCCTATTACATACTGCATCACTTTTATGTAAAAGTTTTCCTATAATCTCTTGGGCTTTTGGACTCATTCTTTGAGTAACACTTGAAATAACTCCTAATGAATCTCTAGAAAAATAGAAATATGGTCTTAAATCTATATCAGTTAAGTTCGGCTTAGATTTTAACCAATCTTTCATCCAAGAATCAGAAAGCCAAGAATTATATTTTTTTCTATATCAAGTGGTTCATCCTGTTCTTCAGCATTATCTTCATCCTTAGGATGTTCTTTTTGAAGTAAGAATTCTTCCAATTTTTTTATTTTTTCTGGTCTACCTTCATTATTTGATTGAAGATTTGCTAACTCCTTAAACCATTCGGGTTTAAAATATTCTAAAATCATTAATTTGGCAAGTTTTCTTTTTTCAAGATTAATTTCCCTAGTTTTAGCCATCTCAATTCTCATTAATAAAGTATTTAAAAATCGTTTACATTGCCTTGGGTTACCATTTAAACCAGAGGCTAAAATAGGAGCAATTTGTTCCGAAAGCATAAGAGATTCCTCTAAATCCGAATAAAAATCTGGTGTAATTTCTTTTGCTACTCCATAATTGAATGCTACTTCATAAAGTGATTCTTTTTTTCTATCTAAAACTTTACTTCTAATATCTTCAAACTGATCTTTTTGATCTTGCAAGTTTAACTTAGTAAACAAGAGATTAATATATGTTTCAATCTCAAACCGACTAAGCTGAGGTATTCTTATAGGAAATTGAATTAATTTTTCTAAATATTCTCTACCTATATCTACACTTTCTCCAGGTATTTCTGGAAAACGACGTCTCACAGCATATTTAACTAGTCTTTCATCAGCTCCTATTACAAAAACAGTTTGTTCTGCAAATAAAAATAATCTAATTGCTTCTAAAGTTTCAATAATAGTGTCTGGAGTACAACGATCCAAATCATCAATAAAAACTACTAATGTTTTAATTTTTGTTTCTTCTAATAACTTACCGAAGTCACAATGAAATTCTCTTATTCCTTTACGTAATCTTTTTCCTCCTCCCATAGATTTAGATATAACTTCTGCTATTTGCTTCTCGTCAAAACTATTTGCTTTTTCTGTAGCTAAATCTTTAGTTTTTTCTAAAATATTAGAAAAATCTGATAAGCCAGTTAGAGCTAACCCAGCAGGTCCCATTGTAGCAAAAGAAATAGCTTGTTTTGTTGCCATTCCAGCAAATCTCATCCAATCAATTTGTTTAAATAAACGACCAATAATATCTTTTCCCTTTTCTGTAATAGTTCTTTTACTCTCAATTTCATCTAAAATAGTTCCCATTAATGCTGATTTAGCATCATCATAATCTTCAAACAACCAACCGTTAAAAGAAATACATAAAACATCTTCATCTTCTTTTAAATCCTCTTCTACCATTTTCAATAAGCTAGATTTACCGCTTCCCCAATCTCCATATACTCCAATTGTACAAGGTAATAAAGTTCTATTATGTATTATCTGGGTAATCGGAGCAACAAGATGTTCAAAATCAAGCAAATCAATATTAGTTTTGTTATCATGCCACATTAATATCCCTCCTTAATATGTTAAAACAGTATCATGTTGAAATGGCGTATAACGTCCCGCAGATTCGCGACGTCCCCATCAATGCTCCCATTCTCAGATAAACTCTAAATCTTACATAAGTCATTCCCAACTCTCATTTACCCTCTCTATTGGGATGTTGCTAATCTGCTGTTAGGCGATCGTTTAATCTGCTTGGCTATATTCTTCAATGAAATTCATATTATCTATTAGGTTTTTTAAATATGGAGAATAATTTTTTATATCAGAATAAATTTCTACTTTATTTACTTTATCTTCATCAAAATCCACTTTAAGATTTAATTTAATATTTATAACTAAAAAAACAATCATAATTGCTGAAAAAATAAAACCTACAATAAATAACATAAAACCTTTAATGCTAAACAAAATATTGATCATATTCTCAAATGAAAAACTTAAACTAAACGAATTTCCAACTGGTAAAAAACTTAATGGATATATTACCCCAATTAAAAATAAAATCAAATTACTAATAATAGAATAGGTAAGTAAATTATATTTTTTTGATTCTCCTCTTATTTGTATCAAAAAATCTTTTAGTAAACGTGTATGATCTATAATTTCTACCTTTAATTTATTTATAGCTTCTTCTTCATCAATAATATTTTGATTAAGTTGAGATCCTCCATCTACTGAAGCACCTGAATAGCCAGCATTGTAATAATTACTATCTGGTGTAGTTTCCCTAATTATATTTTCAATATCTTTTAATATTTGATTTCTATCATCATATATTGAAAAATTATACTTTATATAATATTCTTCACAACTTAAAATCTCTTTTCTATCTCTAATATTATTTCTTATTTTCTTTAATTTTTCTTCTCTCTTTCGTTCGTTGTACCAACTAAAATATCTGTCTTCTACTTTGTTTTTTAAAAATAATGACTTATTAATAAAATTATCTATTTTATTTTCTCTACTATTATATTCTGCTTGACTATTTATAACTTTTGTAATTATAAATGCTCCAAATATACCCACTATTGCAGATGAACATTGTGCTATAGAACTAAAAAACCAATTCCAATCCATTAAATTCACTCTCCTAAAATATACTTTCTTGATTAAATGTCGCCTAACGTCCCGCAGCTTCACGACGTCCGCGATAAAACTCTCAATCTCTAGATAACCACTATATCTAACATAAGTCAGCACTTGTTCTCATTGATGCTCATGACTAGGATGTTGCTAAGGTGCTGTTATGTGATGGAATCGGCATAATATAATCTACATGATTTCTCGTTTAAACCTCTATATATCATAAAATTTCATAGTCAGAGTTTATTAGTTAACTACTTCTATCCTCTAATTTTCGATTAAACTCCTTCTTCAATTGAGACTCCAGCCAGCCAAAGCTATGTTCCTAAACTTAATGATAACTCTAGCTTGCCATTAGCAATTAAATATTAGAAAACTAATATTATTTAAATATAAATTATTGATTGGCTCAATTTAGACTACAAAACTACACTCACCTCAAATTCATCAGACTAAATTCAAGTCCATATTACATTTCAACGCCAAATTATATATAAGCACCAAAATCATTTCAATTAAAGCGAATTATTTCACAAATAAGAACTCTTATCTGCTCCTAATCTAGCCAATCAATAATATCCTATAGCTAAAATGATTTACTATATTATTTCATGAATTGTAAAAGTAATCCCTATAAGATTATCGAAATGAATTAAATAAATAACTTTTATAGCATAATTTTCTTTCCCAAATAATAAAAAAAGACCTTTTTGGCTGGCTGTTCATGTTATTAGATCAAAAATTTCACCCAAGCTCAAATGTTTCAATCTTCCTCTTTTAGGATAGAAGATAAATCTTATCGATCAAAGCTCATGCAAGACTTAGCCGATTCTGTCATATAACGTCCCGCAGCTTCGCGACGTCCCCGTCAATAATCCAATCTCTAATCAAACTACAATCTGATATAAGTCAGCCCCAACTCTCTTCTATCCTCTCTACTGGGATGTCGCTAAGGTGCTGTTAGACGATGTTATACGTTTGCTTTTAGTAATCTTTTTCTGATTGTATCATTAGTATTAAGAATCTCTTTTGCACAATCTATACGTGATTCACGATTATTTTCATTAACAATTGCTCTTATATCTTTTAATAAAGTTATTAAATCATTTAGATTAAGAGCTAGTTGTTTTGAATACATATTTAAAAAATAAATATAATCATTTAACCTGTTTTTAAAATAATATCTTTTATCACCATTCTTAGATATATTCTTAAATATTTCATCATAATTTCGCACATGTCTTTGTAAACGGCTAAGTATATATTTTGTAGGTAATTCTAATGATATTTGTGTATCTGTTTTTTCCTCATGATATTTTACTAATTTTTTAGTAATTGTATCATCTAATAATGATACTTTCATTATTCTTTCAAGAGAATCTTGTTTATCTTTATTTACTTCTAAAATTGCAGACTTTATTATTTGTATTGCTACATCCATTACATCTTCAATTTGAAGATTATCTGAAAAAATTTCATTATAGACATTTGGATTTACACATTTAGTAACATCTGATCTTTTTAAATTAGTAAGTTTCAAATCTCCTCCATTTAATAATGAAAATACGACCCTGCTAATATGTAATAAACCATTATTTATTATGAAATTTATAATTTTATCTGATTCGTAATTTTCATTACCCTTCAACTCAATTAATTTGTTAGATACTGTATTGTATATAATGTATGATATTCCATAATACTCTAAATTGATGTTGGTATTAAAAACTTTATCTTTGTTTTTTTCAAAATACATACTTACATTATTTCTTACAACAGATGCTTCTTTGTAATAAATACTATAATAAGCTTTAAATAATTCTTTAGGATTTAATATACGAGATTTCGCATATCCTCTTCTTTCATAAAATTGAGGTTTTCTTTCATAATATAGTGGTTTTTCAAGCATTTTGAAATATTGCTCAATTCTTTTGTGAATAGGTCTATTAGATTCAAAGGCAAAATCTTTAATTTCAATTTGAGAATTTGTAGATTTTATTATATTCAACACAAGATCTTCATCCCAATTACCTTCTTCATCTTTTTTTATTTCAATAATTTTAACAACTAATTCAAAATCAAGCTTGTCCAATTCTTCTTCATCAATTTCCTTTAAAGTTTCATAAATAGCGTAAGAGGTTTGACATCCGTTTACAATTTGATAATTAGACATACTAACTTCATTTTCAAGTGGATCTACATCGTATGCAATTATAGTAATTCCATTATTCATACACCAAAATTTTTCACAATCAGTTCTAATTGTTTGAATAATTGCCTTATTAACATCTTTTGAATTCCCTTGGTAATCTCTTATATTTTCTTCAAAAATTTTATCTTCAATCACCTTATTATCATCTGTAATAAATTCTAAATATTCTTTTACATTAACTAAGCAAATACATCCTTCTACTATATTATCTTTCCTCTTAGGATAATCAAATTTCTTTAAATTTTTTAAAGTTTTTCTATACTTAACCGGTTTCTTACATATGTCTAGCAATTCATTACATCCCAAAAATTCAAATTTAGGTTTCATATATTGATTTTCTACATATTTACAAACATTATTTTTTTCTCTCACAACTCTATCATTATTTAAAGCATTATCTTTGTTATTTGCTTTTGTGCAATAATACATTTCTAATGTAATTTTTTCCTTGCAACCCTTCTTATTGTGAGCAAAATATAAATTTCGTATCATTTTTGCTTGTTTTTTAAACTTTTCATTTGATAAATCAAAATCTTTATCAAATATACATTCGATACCCCTTTTTATTCCATTTACTACTTTTTCTTTAAAACCAGTCTCTGCTTTAGATTGAATTATAATAACTCTTACTATAGAACTCTTATTCAATAAACTATATATATCATCAAAAGAAGAATTAGATTGATCTAAAATATCTTCATCAATAATACAATAGATTGAATCTATCCCTTCATCTCCTCCTCCATCTACAATACCATTTGCTAAATCATTAATAGTAAAATTATTTCCTTTTAATACATTTTTAGCTGAAAAATATTCAAATTCTGTTGAAAAGTCCTTTAACTTAAGATTATTTAATTCTATAAACGATTTAATTTCATTATCTATTAATTCTTTAATCATATTTATCTCCTCCCACAAAATTAAGTATAATGTCGTCTAACGTCCCAGAGTTTCGCGACATCTCATAGACGCACCTATCCCTCACATCAATCTATATCTAACATAAGTCCTCGCCACCTTCACCTCTGATCAAAANNNNNNNNNNNNNNNNNNNNNNNNNNNNNNNNNNNNNNNNNNNNNNNNNNNNNNNNNNNNNNNNNNNNNNNNNNNNNNNNNNNNNNNNNNNNNNNNNNNNACATCTTTTATCACTCCCGGGAGGTTTGTTGTTTGTGATGATTCAACATATCTTTCCCGGGTTTTAACTTTTCTATGCGGAGCATTTCATATAACTTAATTTAAACGACACCAATGTCATTTATATCACTGTATATAGGATTTTAACGAAGTTGATGTCGTTAAAATCCTATATATCTATAAAATTTATTTCAAGTTAATCTATTTTCTCTACTTAAACTGAATATACTGTACGTTCATCTTATCCATCAACAGTAAATAAGATAACTCTTCTTTAATTAGATCTTAATTATTATAATTTCTTCTACTCATTCTTGTTACTAGAATATCTTTTATAGCTTTATCACTAATTCTAATATCTTCACAAGAAGGAAAATCAATTAATTCACTATTTTTTAGAAAATATTTTTGACTTGTTAGTTTAATGCCTTTCTCTTAATCTATTGCTAACTAATTTCATCTAGTCCAATTATCAGACTTAAAAAAATTACGCATTTATTTTATAATCATCATCATATTAAAACTTCTTTCTAAATATAAAACCTTAAATAAAATATATCTATTTCTTTTTTCAAGATACTCTTAAGCTTCATACTTCATTATTTTTATGCAGTTTTGTTGAATCTTTTCCAAATAACTTTTTAGATTTTTTCTCTCTTCTCCTGTTAAACCTTCTAATAATATATTTTCAGTTTTCTCATGGATAGGCCATAATTTTGCCAATAAATCTTCTCCAGCCTTAGTAATTTCAATCTCTTCATACTCTTTTTTGATTAATTTATTTTCATATAAAGGACTAATGAACTTTTCCATCCTATCTCCAAAATATCCAAACTGCTCCTCAATCTGCTCTTCATTCATCTGCGACTTTCTTTTTAATACCATTAAAAATATGATCTGATCCCCACTAAACTCACTTATCTCCTTTAATTTAATATCAAAAGCTCTTCTAATCAGCTTTGAAGTCACACTAACTTCTCTTCCTAAACTAGATATAATCTTTTCTGCTAACATTGTTAAAACCTCCTTTAATCTTAATTCATAAATACTAATTCCAGTAGCCACTCCTACATTAAGAGATTCAACTCCTGTATGCATTGGTATTTGAACAATATGGTCAGCGGCTTCTAAAACTTCATTACAAACCCCCGCACTCTCATTGCCAATTACTAAAGCTATCGGCTTTTTATCCAACTCAACTGTAGATTGTAATGATTTTCCATAAGGGCTTGTAGCAACTATTTGATATCCTTTTTCTTTCAAAAAAGCAACTGCTGTTTGTGGAGTTTTATATCGCTTGAAGTTTACTTTAAAAGCAGTTCCACGAGAAGCATCAATAGTTTTAGGTATATAAGGATCAAAATCATCATTAGTTGTAATAAAATCATTAATTCCATATGCCTTGCCAGTTCTAATTATAGTTCCTATATTCCCATGGTCTTTAACATCATCTAATAATAGAACAAAGTCATCAAAATCATCATTATTAGGGGTAGCTTCAGCCACTCCAACACAAGGAATTAAATAATTTGTTTCAGTAATCTTCTTTAAAATCCCATTGGAAGTTTGATAAATAGGAGATGAGAAACCACTATAATCATCTACATTTTGATCTTCACTGATAAAGATACTCTTTATCTTAAGTCCAGCATATTTAGCCCATATCAACTGCTCCAAACTGCGCAATTGTATTTTATTTTTAAGAATTCTTTTCTTACTACTTGATAATTCTCTTGCTTCTTGGACTAACGGGTTTTTTAATTTATCAATCTTGTTTATCATTATTTTTGCCTCCATAAATTTTTATTAAGATGATTAGCTTAAGCTTAATTTATGTAAAATATTTCAAGAGTGTAATATCTTAATTAAGCTCTACAATTAGCTATCGTTGATATATTTTTAACAGTAATAGCCATCCTAATTTAATTAGACCTTTTTGAAAAGATTAAAATTATTAATCAGAAATTTTTCTTCTCTTCTAAAAAATCTAATCTTAATACTATTGATACTATTATAATTAAATACTTTATTCCTTTTATTTTCTATATAAAAGTTTATTTACCTCCAAAAATATCCATAAAACTCAAAATTATCACTTCTTATCAAGACAGATATTATAGTACTATAGTATAAATTAAATTTATAAATACTAAACTACAAATTACAAACTAACCTTTATCTTTTTATTTCCAAAAGCTATTGATATAAAAACGAAGAAACATTTAACTTTTATCATTCTTTATAACTATTGGCTTGCCATAGTTTCTTATATTCTATCTAAACTAAAAACATCTAGACCTAGGTCTAGATGTTTTTAGTAAGAAATTTAAGATTTTATGAAGAGTTAACTTCTTCTTTCTTGTGTAAATTAATAGATATTTCTTGAGCTTTTGTTTATGAGATCACCTTTCCCTGATGTAGAGAATACCTAATAGTAAACTATCTTCTAATGATATCATATTCATTTTCATCAGATAGTATAATTTTTCCTGCTACTATTCCAAGAAGTTTAACACTATTATAAGTAATTAAGTTAGTTATTTCATAATAGCCCATTAACTGACAGATATAAACCCTCAATATAATATATTTCCTATTTCTATCAGATAAATATATCTCTATTAAGAAAATATTTCTTATAATAGCATGAATATTTCGCTAAACAT
This window contains:
- a CDS encoding TrmH family RNA methyltransferase → MINKIDKLKNPLVQEARELSSSKKRILKNKIQLRSLEQLIWAKYAGLKIKSIFISEDQNVDDYSGFSSPIYQTSNGILKKITETNYLIPCVGVAEATPNNDDFDDFVLLLDDVKDHGNIGTIIRTGKAYGINDFITTNDDFDPYIPKTIDASRGTAFKVNFKRYKTPQTAVAFLKEKGYQIVATSPYGKSLQSTVELDKKPIALVIGNESAGVCNEVLEAADHIVQIPMHTGVESLNVGVATGISIYELRLKEVLTMLAEKIISSLGREVSVTSKLIRRAFDIKLKEISEFSGDQIIFLMVLKRKSQMNEEQIEEQFGYFGDRMEKFISPLYENKLIKKEYEEIEITKAGEDLLAKLWPIHEKTENILLEGLTGEERKNLKSYLEKIQQNCIKIMKYEA